In Streptomyces violaceusniger Tu 4113, one DNA window encodes the following:
- a CDS encoding CDP-alcohol phosphatidyltransferase family protein, with product MALNNPYNTTLVRNETAAGAAAQLLLLVLLGTALDLGPVGWLTGLAFAVATWAVLTRALSRHWLASFGAANRVTLARATLVGGVTALVADSFESPPPVTVLVALTAVALLLDAVDGQVARRTGTSSSLGARFDMEVDAVLILVLSVYVATSLGPWVLLIGAMRYVFVAAARVLPWLNGRLPPSTARKTVAALQGVLLLVVGADVLPYALAFGAALLALTLLSWSFARDIRWLWRTRDSRPEVSVGAR from the coding sequence GTGGCCCTGAACAATCCCTACAACACGACGCTGGTGCGGAACGAGACGGCCGCGGGCGCGGCCGCGCAGTTGCTGCTGCTCGTGCTGCTCGGCACGGCGCTCGATCTGGGACCCGTGGGCTGGCTGACCGGCCTGGCCTTCGCGGTCGCCACCTGGGCGGTGCTCACCCGCGCCCTGTCGCGGCACTGGCTCGCCTCCTTCGGCGCGGCCAACCGCGTCACCCTCGCGCGGGCCACGCTCGTCGGCGGGGTGACCGCGCTGGTCGCGGACTCCTTCGAGAGCCCGCCGCCGGTCACCGTCCTGGTGGCCCTCACCGCGGTCGCGCTGCTCCTGGACGCGGTCGACGGCCAGGTGGCCCGCCGCACCGGCACCTCGTCCTCCCTGGGCGCGCGGTTCGACATGGAGGTCGACGCCGTCCTCATCCTGGTGCTCAGCGTCTACGTGGCCACCTCGCTCGGCCCCTGGGTGCTGCTGATCGGCGCCATGCGCTACGTCTTCGTCGCCGCGGCCCGGGTGCTGCCCTGGCTGAACGGCCGGCTCCCCCCGAGCACGGCCCGCAAGACGGTGGCCGCGCTCCAGGGTGTGCTGCTGCTGGTCGTCGGCGCCGACGTGCTGCCCTACGCGCTGGCCTTCGGCGCCGCCCTGCTCGCCCTGACCCTGCTGAGCTGGTCCTTCGCCCGCGACATCAGGTGGCTGTGGCGCACCCGGGACAGTCGGCCCGAGGTGAGCGTGGGGGCCCGGTGA
- a CDS encoding 6-pyruvoyl trahydropterin synthase family protein → MFSITVRDHIMIAHSFRGDVFGPAQRLHGATFLVDATFRRAELDDDNIVVDIGLATRELGEVCGALSYRNLDDEPDFEGINTSTEFLAKVIADRLAERVHSGALGEGARGLSGIAVTLHESHVAWASYERGL, encoded by the coding sequence TTGTTCAGCATCACCGTCCGCGATCACATCATGATCGCTCACAGTTTTCGCGGGGACGTCTTCGGACCCGCGCAGCGGTTGCACGGGGCGACGTTCCTCGTGGACGCCACCTTCCGCCGTGCCGAGTTGGACGACGACAACATCGTCGTCGACATCGGCCTGGCCACCCGTGAGCTGGGGGAGGTGTGCGGCGCGCTCAGCTATCGCAATCTCGACGACGAACCCGATTTCGAGGGGATCAACACCTCCACCGAGTTCCTCGCCAAGGTGATCGCCGACCGCCTCGCCGAACGGGTCCACTCCGGGGCGCTGGGCGAGGGCGCCCGCGGGTTGTCCGGGATCGCCGTCACCCTGCATGAGTCACATGTCGCCTGGGCGAGTTACGAGCGCGGCCTATGA
- a CDS encoding zinc-dependent alcohol dehydrogenase: MTRTARAFWLRSPGRGEIREVALPDPGPKDVVVRTLCSGVSRGTETLVFRGGVPESQHTAMRAPFQDGEFPGPVKYGYLNVGLVEEGPASLLGRTVFCLYPHQTHYVVPASAVTPVPEGVPAPRAVLAGTVETAVNAAWDAAPLLGDRIAVVGAGMVGASVAAVLARFPAVRVQLVDAEPARAEVARALGVDFALPEEAAGDLDLVVHASATEQGLARSLELLAPEGTVLELSWYGDRRISLPLGEAFHSRRLTVRASQVGTVSPARGTRRGYGDRMALALELLADPAFDALVTGECGFEELPQVLPGLASGEIPGLCHRVRYGAESAVSSV, translated from the coding sequence ATGACGCGCACCGCCCGCGCCTTCTGGCTCCGCTCCCCCGGCCGTGGCGAGATACGGGAGGTGGCCCTGCCCGACCCCGGGCCCAAGGACGTGGTGGTGCGCACGCTGTGCTCGGGGGTGAGCCGCGGTACGGAGACCCTGGTCTTCCGCGGTGGCGTACCGGAGAGTCAGCACACCGCGATGCGCGCGCCGTTCCAGGACGGTGAGTTCCCCGGGCCGGTCAAGTACGGCTATCTCAATGTGGGTCTGGTCGAGGAGGGGCCCGCGTCCCTGCTGGGGCGCACCGTCTTCTGTCTGTATCCGCATCAGACCCACTATGTGGTCCCGGCGAGCGCGGTGACCCCGGTGCCGGAGGGTGTGCCCGCCCCGCGCGCCGTGCTGGCGGGGACGGTGGAGACCGCGGTGAACGCGGCGTGGGACGCCGCGCCCCTGCTGGGCGACCGGATCGCCGTGGTGGGGGCGGGGATGGTGGGCGCCTCCGTGGCGGCGGTGCTGGCGCGGTTCCCCGCCGTACGGGTGCAACTGGTGGACGCCGAGCCGGCGCGCGCCGAGGTCGCGCGGGCGCTCGGGGTGGACTTCGCGCTCCCCGAGGAGGCGGCGGGCGACCTCGATCTGGTCGTCCACGCCAGCGCCACCGAACAGGGGCTCGCGCGCTCGCTGGAGCTCCTCGCCCCGGAGGGCACCGTGCTGGAGCTGAGCTGGTACGGGGACCGGCGGATCAGCCTGCCGCTCGGGGAAGCCTTCCACTCCCGCCGGCTGACGGTGCGCGCCAGCCAGGTGGGCACGGTCTCACCGGCGCGGGGCACCCGCCGCGGTTACGGCGACCGGATGGCGCTGGCGCTCGAACTGCTCGCCGATCCGGCCTTCGACGCCCTTGTCACCGGCGAATGCGGTTTCGAGGAGCTTCCTCAGGTGCTGCCGGGGCTGGCCTCCGGGGAGATTCCGGGGCTGTGCCACCGGGTTCGCTACGGCGCGGAATCTGCTGTGTCATCCGTCTGA
- a CDS encoding RNA-guided endonuclease InsQ/TnpB family protein, which translates to MAQQVKRAFKYRFYPTDEQAAELSRTFGCVRLVYNKALEERTRAWYGEQRRISYVQSSAALTEWKKNEELAFLAEVSSVPLQQALRHLQAAFGNFFAQRAKYPRYKSRKTSRASAEYTRSAFTWREGRLTLAKTAGPLDIRWSRPLPEGAEPTTVTVSRDAAGRWFVSLLVEDTIVPAPVTSAAVGLDAGVTSLVTLSTGEKIANPRHERRDRARLAKAQRELSRKAKGSANREKARRRVAKVHARITDRRRDFLHKLTTRLVRENQTVVIEDLTVRNLLKNGRLARAISDAAWTDLRMMLEYKCAWYGRELVTVDRWFPSSKLCGNCGTVRGKLPLNVREWTCDCGTVHDRDVNAARNILAAGLAASACGDGVRPQRESSRTGQSSVKQEPQRATAGIPRL; encoded by the coding sequence ATGGCGCAGCAGGTCAAGCGGGCGTTCAAGTACCGCTTTTACCCCACGGACGAGCAGGCGGCTGAGCTGTCGCGCACGTTCGGCTGTGTCCGCCTCGTGTACAACAAGGCGTTGGAGGAGCGCACGCGGGCCTGGTACGGCGAGCAGCGTCGCATCTCCTACGTGCAGTCCTCCGCCGCGCTGACGGAGTGGAAGAAGAACGAGGAACTGGCCTTCCTGGCGGAGGTGTCCTCGGTCCCGCTCCAGCAGGCGCTGCGCCATCTTCAGGCGGCGTTCGGGAACTTCTTCGCCCAGCGTGCGAAGTACCCGCGGTACAAGTCGCGGAAGACGTCGCGGGCGTCGGCCGAGTACACGCGCAGTGCCTTCACGTGGCGCGAGGGGCGCCTGACGCTGGCGAAGACGGCCGGGCCGCTGGACATCCGCTGGTCGCGTCCTCTCCCGGAGGGTGCGGAGCCGACGACGGTGACGGTGTCCCGTGACGCTGCCGGGCGCTGGTTCGTCTCCCTGCTCGTCGAGGACACCATCGTCCCGGCCCCCGTCACGAGTGCGGCGGTCGGCCTGGACGCCGGGGTCACCTCCCTGGTGACCCTGTCCACCGGGGAGAAGATCGCCAACCCCCGGCATGAGCGCCGCGACCGGGCCCGCCTGGCGAAGGCGCAGCGGGAGCTGTCCCGGAAGGCGAAGGGCTCGGCGAACCGGGAGAAGGCCCGCCGCCGCGTCGCCAAGGTGCACGCGCGGATCACCGACCGGCGCCGGGACTTCCTGCACAAGCTGACCACTCGGCTCGTCCGTGAGAACCAAACGGTCGTGATCGAGGACCTCACCGTCCGTAACCTGCTGAAGAACGGCCGCCTCGCGCGCGCCATCTCGGACGCGGCCTGGACGGACCTGCGCATGATGCTGGAGTACAAGTGCGCCTGGTACGGGCGTGAACTCGTCACGGTCGACCGCTGGTTCCCCAGCTCGAAGCTGTGTGGTAACTGTGGCACGGTCCGCGGGAAGCTGCCGCTGAACGTCCGTGAGTGGACGTGTGACTGCGGCACTGTGCATGACCGCGACGTGAACGCGGCACGCAATATCCTGGCCGCCGGGCTGGCGGCGTCTGCCTGTGGAGACGGTGTAAGACCTCAACGGGAGTCCTCCCGGACGGGGCAGTCGTCGGTGAAGCAGGAACCCCAGCGGGCGACCGCTGGAATCCCCCGCCTTTAA
- a CDS encoding sigma-70 family RNA polymerase sigma factor, which yields MTNEFLRSRETTSMTTGLPADFRAFHQLHRKAYIDRAVVYLGNHADAEEAVDAAFEQLLRCWPKVLSTENPAAYAWKVMKNRAIDLARARNRGPALLDNATFETAMLRDAVDPIAVLEESLNLYQAIKKLPERQQDVVILLHCRGYSVAETATHLGITEAGVRSTARYARRRLQQLLAKEDR from the coding sequence GTGACCAACGAATTCCTGCGCTCGCGCGAAACCACCTCGATGACCACCGGACTCCCCGCGGACTTCCGTGCCTTCCACCAGCTCCACCGGAAGGCGTACATCGACCGGGCCGTGGTCTACCTCGGCAACCACGCGGACGCCGAAGAGGCCGTCGACGCGGCCTTCGAACAACTCCTGCGCTGCTGGCCCAAGGTGCTGAGCACGGAGAACCCGGCAGCCTACGCCTGGAAGGTGATGAAGAACCGGGCCATCGACCTCGCCCGCGCCCGCAACCGCGGACCCGCCCTCCTGGACAACGCGACCTTCGAGACCGCGATGCTCAGGGACGCGGTCGACCCCATCGCCGTACTCGAGGAGAGCCTGAACCTCTACCAGGCCATCAAGAAGCTCCCCGAGCGCCAGCAGGACGTGGTCATCCTGCTCCACTGCCGCGGCTACAGCGTCGCCGAGACCGCCACCCACCTCGGCATCACCGAGGCCGGCGTCCGCTCCACCGCCCGCTACGCCCGCCGCCGCCTGCAACAACTCCTGGCCAAGGAGGACCGATGA
- the kdpF gene encoding K(+)-transporting ATPase subunit F → MTVENAVGLVVTVALLGYLVLALIFPERF, encoded by the coding sequence GTGACCGTCGAAAACGCCGTCGGCCTCGTCGTCACCGTCGCCCTGTTGGGCTATCTCGTCCTCGCCCTGATCTTCCCGGAGAGGTTCTGA
- a CDS encoding potassium-transporting ATPase subunit C, which yields MNHSVMNTARLFGAGLRALLVLTLVTGVIYPLVVTGIAQGLFHDKANGSEITADGKVVGSSLTGQPYNLPLKKGHETPDPDLKWFQGRPANGLGTNSFNTQYTLLLSGATNLSADSKDLLQQVKDAKAAVVKNNSVPGYTVRPSQVPADAVTSSGSGLDPDISPRYAEIQIHRVAERNGLSVAQVEKLVEDKTEGRTIGFIGEPRVNVLELNIALKGLVAQR from the coding sequence ATGAACCATTCCGTCATGAACACCGCCCGGCTGTTCGGGGCCGGCCTACGGGCCCTCCTCGTGCTGACCCTGGTCACGGGCGTCATCTACCCGCTGGTGGTCACCGGCATCGCCCAGGGGCTGTTCCACGACAAGGCGAACGGCTCCGAGATCACGGCGGACGGCAAGGTCGTCGGCTCTTCCCTGACCGGGCAGCCGTACAACCTGCCGTTGAAGAAGGGTCACGAGACCCCTGACCCCGATCTGAAGTGGTTCCAGGGGCGCCCGGCGAACGGCCTCGGCACCAACAGCTTCAACACCCAGTACACGCTGCTGCTGTCCGGGGCCACCAACCTCTCCGCCGACAGCAAGGACCTGCTCCAGCAGGTCAAGGACGCCAAGGCCGCGGTCGTGAAGAACAACTCGGTGCCCGGCTACACCGTCAGGCCGTCCCAGGTCCCCGCCGACGCGGTGACGTCCTCCGGCTCCGGCCTGGACCCGGACATCTCCCCGCGCTACGCCGAGATCCAGATCCACCGGGTCGCGGAGCGGAACGGGCTGTCCGTCGCCCAGGTGGAGAAGCTGGTCGAGGACAAGACCGAGGGCCGCACGATCGGCTTCATCGGCGAGCCGCGGGTGAACGTCCTCGAACTCAACATCGCGCTCAAGGGCCTCGTGGCCCAGCGCTGA
- the kdpA gene encoding potassium-transporting ATPase subunit KdpA, with amino-acid sequence MGPVVAGVLQLLALIGALALAYVPLGNYMAKVYSSEKHWRVEKWIYKGIGANPDTEMRWASYLRGVLAFSAAGVLFLYLLQRLQGSLPGSLGFSSIEPAQAFDTAASFVTNTNWQSYYGEQAMGHVVQTAGLAVQNFVSAAVGIAVAVALVRGFARSRTGELGNFWADLVRGTVRVLVPGAAIAAVVLVACGALQNFSGIHEVGQFMGGSQQWNGGAVASQEAIKELGTNGGGYFNANSAHPFENPTPFTNLFEIFLILVIPLALTRTFGIMVGSVKQGYAILATMVTIWVGFVALMMWTEFAHHGPALEAAGGAMEGKEARFGVGASALFGVSTTLTSTGAVDSFHSSFTGLGGGITMLGMMLGEIAPGGVGSGLYGMLIMAIIAVFIAGLMVGRTPEYLGKKIGAREMKLAACYILVTPALVLTFTAASMALRTPPNSMLNSGAHGFSEVLYAFTSASNNNGSAFAGLNANTDWFNTMTGLAMLLGRFVPMVFVLALAGSLAEQKPVPATAGTLRTEKPLFTGLLVGAILITTGLTYFPALALGPLAEGLA; translated from the coding sequence ATGGGTCCCGTAGTCGCGGGCGTGCTCCAACTGCTCGCCCTCATAGGGGCGCTGGCGCTCGCCTACGTCCCCCTCGGCAACTACATGGCCAAGGTCTACTCCTCCGAGAAGCACTGGCGCGTGGAGAAGTGGATCTACAAGGGCATCGGTGCCAACCCCGACACCGAGATGCGCTGGGCCTCGTACCTGCGCGGGGTGCTGGCCTTCTCGGCGGCCGGTGTGCTCTTCCTGTATCTGCTGCAGCGGCTGCAGGGCAGCCTGCCCGGTTCGCTCGGGTTCTCCTCGATCGAGCCCGCGCAGGCCTTCGACACGGCCGCGTCCTTCGTGACGAACACCAACTGGCAGTCGTACTACGGCGAGCAGGCCATGGGCCACGTCGTGCAGACCGCCGGTCTTGCCGTGCAGAACTTCGTCTCGGCCGCCGTCGGCATCGCCGTCGCGGTGGCGCTGGTGCGCGGCTTCGCGCGCTCGCGCACCGGTGAGCTCGGCAACTTCTGGGCCGATCTGGTGCGCGGCACGGTCCGCGTCCTGGTGCCGGGCGCGGCGATCGCCGCCGTCGTGCTGGTCGCCTGCGGTGCCCTCCAGAACTTCTCGGGCATCCACGAGGTGGGCCAGTTCATGGGCGGCTCGCAGCAGTGGAACGGCGGGGCCGTGGCCTCGCAGGAGGCCATCAAGGAGCTGGGCACCAACGGCGGCGGTTACTTCAACGCCAACAGCGCCCACCCGTTCGAGAACCCGACCCCGTTCACCAACCTCTTCGAGATCTTCCTGATCCTGGTCATCCCGCTGGCGCTGACCCGCACCTTCGGCATCATGGTCGGCTCGGTCAAGCAGGGTTACGCGATCCTGGCGACCATGGTCACCATCTGGGTCGGCTTCGTCGCCCTGATGATGTGGACCGAGTTCGCCCACCACGGCCCGGCCCTTGAGGCCGCCGGTGGCGCGATGGAGGGCAAGGAGGCCCGCTTCGGTGTCGGCGCCTCGGCGCTCTTCGGGGTGTCGACCACGCTCACCTCGACCGGAGCGGTGGACTCCTTCCACTCCTCCTTCACGGGCCTGGGCGGCGGCATCACCATGCTCGGCATGATGCTGGGCGAGATCGCGCCCGGTGGGGTGGGCTCCGGCCTCTACGGCATGCTGATCATGGCGATCATCGCGGTGTTCATCGCCGGGCTGATGGTCGGCCGTACGCCCGAGTATCTGGGCAAGAAGATCGGCGCCCGCGAGATGAAGCTGGCGGCCTGCTACATCCTGGTCACCCCGGCGCTGGTCCTGACCTTCACCGCCGCCTCCATGGCCCTGCGGACGCCGCCGAACTCGATGCTCAACTCCGGTGCGCACGGCTTCTCCGAGGTGCTGTACGCGTTCACCTCCGCCTCGAACAACAACGGCTCCGCCTTCGCGGGCCTGAACGCGAACACCGACTGGTTCAACACCATGACCGGTCTCGCGATGCTGCTCGGCCGGTTCGTGCCCATGGTCTTCGTCCTGGCGCTCGCGGGCTCGCTCGCCGAGCAGAAGCCGGTGCCGGCCACCGCGGGCACGCTGCGCACCGAGAAACCGCTGTTCACGGGGTTGCTGGTGGGCGCGATCCTGATCACCACCGGCCTGACGTACTTCCCGGCGCTGGCGCTGGGGCCGCTGGCCGAGGGGCTGGCGTGA
- a CDS encoding helix-turn-helix transcriptional regulator has protein sequence MATTEFGQAVRRWRDRVPPEAAGLTSGGQRRAAGLRREELALLAGISVDYVTRLEQGRAAHPSSQVVEALARALRLSGDERAHLFRLAGLAPPGPETVPAYITPSVQRLLDRLTGTPVAVSDASWTLLMANPPYVALRGDPSRWRGNERNGVWRHFVGEDSGSRQTHEARSEFQAALVADLRTAAARYPADQRLRQLVAELRANSERFAELWDSGTVGRHEASRKTIDHPRVGSLMLDCDVLTVAGSDLRIVVYTAEPGTEDAERLALLTVLGTQSLTG, from the coding sequence ATGGCGACCACGGAGTTCGGGCAGGCGGTACGGCGCTGGCGGGACCGGGTCCCGCCGGAGGCCGCCGGGCTGACGTCCGGCGGGCAGCGGCGTGCGGCCGGGCTGCGCCGCGAGGAGCTGGCGTTGCTGGCCGGGATCTCCGTCGACTACGTCACCCGCCTCGAACAGGGCCGGGCCGCCCATCCCTCGTCCCAGGTCGTCGAGGCGCTGGCCAGGGCGCTGCGGCTGTCGGGGGACGAGCGCGCCCACCTCTTCCGGCTGGCCGGGCTGGCGCCACCGGGCCCGGAGACGGTGCCGGCGTACATCACCCCGAGCGTCCAGCGGCTGCTGGACCGGCTGACCGGAACACCGGTCGCCGTGAGCGACGCGTCCTGGACGCTGCTCATGGCCAATCCGCCGTACGTGGCACTGAGGGGCGATCCGTCCCGGTGGCGCGGCAACGAGCGCAACGGAGTCTGGCGCCACTTCGTCGGCGAGGACAGCGGATCCCGGCAGACGCATGAGGCCCGCAGCGAGTTCCAGGCCGCGCTGGTCGCCGATCTCCGCACGGCCGCCGCCCGCTACCCGGCCGACCAGCGGCTGCGGCAGCTTGTCGCGGAGCTGCGCGCGAACAGCGAGCGGTTCGCCGAGCTGTGGGACTCCGGCACCGTCGGCCGTCATGAGGCGTCGCGCAAGACCATCGACCATCCGCGGGTGGGCTCGCTGATGCTGGACTGCGATGTGCTCACGGTGGCGGGCAGCGATCTGCGCATCGTGGTGTACACCGCCGAGCCCGGCACCGAGGACGCGGAACGCCTCGCCCTGCTCACCGTGCTCGGCACTCAGTCACTCACCGGCTAG
- a CDS encoding SDR family NAD(P)-dependent oxidoreductase, giving the protein MTTTLITGANKGLGFETARRLIAAGHTVYLGSRDAERGRRAAERLGARLVVLDVTDDASVAAAAKTIEADGGLDVLINNAGIEARTPDGGVIGAAEVTADMMRTVFETNVFGVVRVTHAFLPLLRRSAAPVVVNVSSGLASLERVSTPDDPTHAYPGVSYPASKATVNMITVQYAKAFPQMRINAVEPGYTATDLNAHTGHQTVEEGAEIIVRMAQVGPDGPTGGYFDIEGALPW; this is encoded by the coding sequence ATGACGACAACACTTATCACCGGAGCCAACAAGGGTCTCGGCTTCGAGACCGCCCGCCGACTGATCGCCGCGGGACACACCGTCTACCTCGGCAGCCGGGACGCCGAGCGCGGCCGCCGGGCCGCCGAGCGGCTGGGGGCGCGGCTGGTCGTCCTCGATGTCACCGATGACGCGTCCGTGGCCGCCGCGGCCAAGACCATCGAGGCCGACGGCGGGCTGGATGTGCTGATCAACAACGCCGGTATCGAGGCGCGGACGCCGGACGGCGGGGTGATCGGCGCCGCCGAGGTCACCGCCGACATGATGCGGACGGTGTTCGAGACGAACGTCTTCGGCGTGGTGCGGGTCACCCACGCCTTCCTGCCGCTGCTGCGGCGGTCCGCCGCCCCGGTCGTGGTCAATGTCAGCAGCGGGCTGGCCTCGCTGGAGCGGGTCTCCACCCCGGACGACCCGACGCACGCCTATCCGGGAGTCAGCTATCCGGCGTCGAAGGCCACGGTCAACATGATCACCGTGCAGTACGCGAAGGCGTTCCCGCAGATGCGGATCAACGCCGTCGAGCCCGGCTACACCGCGACGGACCTCAACGCGCACACCGGCCACCAGACCGTCGAGGAGGGCGCCGAGATCATCGTCCGGATGGCCCAGGTGGGGCCCGACGGCCCGACGGGAGGGTACTTCGACATCGAGGGCGCTCTCCCCTGGTAG
- the kdpB gene encoding potassium-transporting ATPase subunit KdpB: MTTRTENHEDSMSTATPTRAPRGGVPTGHSPAEDRVGAGLFDPGQLLKSLPDAFRKLDPRVMVKSPVMFVVLVGSVLTTVFSCQDPGDWFGWAISAWLWLTVIFANLAEAVAEGRGKAQADTLRKAKTDTVARRLAADGTAEERIPGTGLKIGDLVVCEAGDVIPGDGDVVEGVASVDESAITGESAPVIRESGGDRSAVTGGTKVLSDRIVIRITTKPGETFIDRMINLVEGAARQKTPNEIALNILLASLTVVFLLACVTLPPFADYAGTHLTMVVLVALLVCLIPTTIGALLSAIGIAGMDRLVQRNVLAMSGRAVEAAGDVSTLLLDKTGTITLGNRQAAEFAPVRGTTEAEVADAAQLSSLADETPEGRSIVVLAKEKYGLRERHQGELVGAEWIEFTAQTRMSGVDVGERKIRKGAAGSVIAWVRERGGTVAEDADRIAHRISEAGGTPLLVAVQDADGARVLGVIHLKDVVKEGMRERFDELRRMGIKTVMITGDNPLTAKAIAEEAGVDDFLAEATPEDKMALIKREQAGGKLVAMTGDGTNDAPALAQADVGVAMNTGTSAAKEAGNMVDLDSNPTKLIEIVEIGKQLLITRGALTTFSIANDVAKYFAIIPALFAAVHPGLDKLNIMRLSSPDSAILSAVIFNALIIIALVPLALRGVRYRPMSADKMLRRNLGIYALGGLIAPFIGIKIIDLLISVIPGIG, translated from the coding sequence ATGACCACCCGCACAGAAAACCACGAGGACTCCATGTCCACTGCCACTCCGACCAGGGCGCCGCGAGGCGGCGTTCCCACCGGGCACAGCCCGGCCGAGGACCGTGTCGGCGCGGGCCTCTTCGACCCCGGACAGCTCCTGAAGTCGCTGCCGGACGCCTTCCGCAAGCTGGACCCGCGGGTGATGGTGAAGTCGCCCGTGATGTTCGTCGTGCTGGTCGGGTCCGTGCTGACCACCGTGTTCTCGTGTCAGGATCCGGGCGACTGGTTCGGCTGGGCGATCAGCGCCTGGCTGTGGCTGACCGTGATCTTCGCCAATCTGGCGGAGGCGGTCGCCGAGGGGCGTGGCAAGGCGCAGGCCGACACCCTGCGCAAGGCCAAGACCGACACGGTGGCCCGGCGGCTGGCGGCGGACGGCACGGCCGAGGAGCGGATCCCCGGCACCGGGCTGAAGATCGGTGACCTGGTGGTCTGCGAGGCCGGCGATGTGATCCCCGGCGACGGCGATGTGGTGGAGGGCGTCGCCTCGGTCGACGAGTCGGCCATCACCGGCGAGTCGGCGCCGGTCATCCGCGAGTCCGGCGGCGACCGTTCGGCCGTGACCGGCGGCACCAAGGTGCTGTCCGACCGCATCGTCATCAGGATCACCACCAAACCGGGCGAGACCTTCATCGACCGGATGATCAACCTGGTGGAGGGCGCCGCCCGGCAGAAGACGCCGAACGAGATCGCGCTGAACATCCTGCTCGCCTCGCTGACGGTCGTGTTCCTGCTCGCCTGCGTCACGCTGCCGCCGTTCGCCGATTACGCGGGCACGCATCTGACGATGGTGGTGCTGGTGGCGCTGCTGGTCTGCCTGATCCCGACGACGATCGGCGCGCTGCTGTCGGCGATCGGCATCGCGGGCATGGACCGGCTGGTGCAGCGGAACGTGCTGGCGATGTCGGGCCGGGCGGTCGAGGCCGCCGGTGACGTCTCCACACTGCTGCTGGACAAGACCGGCACGATCACCCTGGGCAACCGGCAGGCGGCGGAGTTCGCGCCGGTGCGCGGCACCACCGAGGCCGAGGTCGCCGACGCCGCCCAGCTCTCCTCGCTGGCCGACGAGACCCCCGAGGGCCGGTCCATCGTCGTCCTGGCGAAGGAGAAGTACGGGCTGCGCGAGCGCCACCAGGGCGAACTGGTGGGCGCCGAGTGGATCGAGTTCACCGCGCAGACCCGGATGTCGGGTGTAGACGTCGGCGAGCGGAAGATCCGCAAGGGCGCGGCCGGTTCGGTCATCGCCTGGGTCCGGGAGCGGGGCGGCACGGTCGCCGAGGACGCGGACCGGATCGCCCACCGGATCTCCGAGGCCGGCGGCACCCCGCTGCTGGTGGCGGTCCAGGACGCCGACGGGGCGCGGGTGCTGGGCGTCATCCACCTCAAGGACGTGGTCAAGGAGGGCATGCGCGAGCGGTTCGACGAGCTGCGCCGCATGGGCATCAAGACCGTCATGATCACGGGTGACAACCCGCTGACGGCCAAGGCCATCGCCGAGGAGGCGGGCGTCGACGACTTCCTCGCCGAGGCCACTCCCGAGGACAAGATGGCCCTGATCAAGCGGGAGCAGGCGGGCGGCAAGCTGGTCGCGATGACCGGCGACGGCACCAACGACGCCCCGGCGCTGGCCCAGGCGGACGTCGGGGTGGCGATGAACACCGGTACGTCGGCCGCCAAGGAGGCCGGCAACATGGTCGACCTCGACTCCAATCCGACCAAGCTGATCGAGATCGTGGAGATCGGCAAGCAGTTGCTGATCACCCGTGGCGCGCTGACCACCTTCTCCATCGCCAACGATGTCGCGAAGTACTTCGCGATCATCCCGGCGCTGTTCGCGGCGGTCCACCCGGGCCTGGACAAGCTGAACATCATGCGGTTGTCGTCGCCGGACTCGGCGATCCTGTCCGCAGTGATCTTCAATGCGCTGATCATCATCGCGCTGGTGCCGCTGGCCCTGCGGGGCGTGCGCTACCGGCCGATGAGCGCCGACAAGATGCTGCGGCGCAACCTCGGGATCTACGCCCTCGGCGGCCTGATAGCGCCCTTCATCGGCATCAAGATCATCGACCTGCTCATCTCCGTCATTCCCGGGATCGGCTGA